One window of the Runella slithyformis DSM 19594 genome contains the following:
- a CDS encoding NADH-quinone oxidoreductase subunit A has product MNYLPSDYLPILIQLGLAIAFIVGTMLVTHAIGPKRNSKLKDEPFECGIEVKGDARTPISIKYFLVAILFVLFDVEVIFMYPWAVNFIKLGTLGFVEMILFMVLLLAGFYYIIRKGVLEWEK; this is encoded by the coding sequence ATGAATTACTTACCCTCCGATTATCTTCCTATTTTAATTCAGCTTGGCCTTGCCATCGCTTTTATTGTGGGTACGATGCTGGTCACACACGCAATCGGCCCCAAACGGAACAGTAAACTGAAAGATGAGCCGTTTGAGTGTGGAATTGAGGTCAAAGGTGACGCTCGTACTCCTATATCCATCAAGTATTTTCTGGTGGCCATTTTGTTTGTATTATTTGACGTTGAAGTGATCTTTATGTATCCCTGGGCTGTCAATTTCATCAAACTGGGCACCCTTGGTTTTGTAGAAATGATCCTGTTCATGGTACTCTTGCTGGCAGGCTTTTACTACATCATCCGTAAAGGGGTTTTAGAGTGGGAAAAGTAA
- a CDS encoding NADH-quinone oxidoreductase subunit B, with amino-acid sequence MTKDIKIVEAPEGFEGSGFFATSFDKVVGLARSHSLWPLPFATSCCGIEFMSTMASRYDLARFGSERPSFSPRQADMLLVAGTIAKKMAPILKQVYLQMAEPRWVVAIGACASSGGIFDTYSVLQGIDRVIPVDVYVPGCPPRPEQILEGIMQVRELTHNESLRRRNAPEYQALLASYNIQ; translated from the coding sequence ATGACAAAAGATATCAAAATTGTAGAAGCTCCCGAAGGGTTTGAAGGCTCGGGTTTCTTCGCCACTTCATTCGATAAAGTCGTTGGCCTGGCCCGCAGTCACTCTTTATGGCCTTTGCCCTTTGCTACCTCCTGCTGCGGTATAGAGTTTATGTCAACGATGGCTTCACGGTACGATTTGGCCCGTTTCGGATCCGAGCGTCCCAGCTTTTCCCCGCGCCAGGCCGACATGCTTCTGGTAGCCGGTACCATCGCAAAGAAAATGGCTCCCATTCTGAAACAGGTCTATCTGCAAATGGCCGAACCCCGTTGGGTAGTGGCCATCGGTGCCTGCGCTTCAAGCGGCGGCATTTTTGATACATACAGCGTATTGCAGGGTATTGACCGGGTAATCCCCGTCGACGTATACGTGCCGGGCTGCCCGCCGCGCCCCGAACAGATACTGGAAGGTATCATGCAGGTACGCGAATTGACACACAATGAGTCACTGCGTCGTCGCAATGCCCCGGAATATCAAGCATTATTGGCCTCCTATAATATTCAGTAA
- a CDS encoding NADH-quinone oxidoreductase subunit C — MLTNQSVAEEIIKKFGDDVFDFEEPFGFLTFSTTREQIIPVLDYVKSHPLFQVNFLTDITAIHYPDAVGQEFCVVYHTHSFIHNFRTRIKVFLAEADVHIPTATGLYASANWMERETYDLFGILFDGHPNLKRILNMDEMDYFPMRKEYPLEDQTREDKIDALFGR; from the coding sequence ATGCTTACAAACCAATCTGTAGCCGAAGAGATCATTAAAAAATTTGGGGATGATGTGTTCGATTTTGAAGAGCCTTTTGGCTTTCTGACCTTCAGTACCACCCGTGAGCAAATTATCCCTGTGCTGGATTACGTGAAGTCGCATCCTCTATTTCAGGTAAACTTTTTAACCGATATTACGGCTATACATTACCCTGATGCAGTAGGTCAGGAGTTTTGTGTAGTATACCATACGCACAGTTTCATCCATAATTTCCGTACACGTATCAAGGTCTTTTTGGCCGAAGCTGATGTTCACATTCCAACGGCTACCGGGCTGTATGCCTCTGCCAACTGGATGGAGCGTGAAACCTATGATCTGTTCGGAATTTTGTTTGACGGACATCCTAATTTAAAGCGTATCCTTAATATGGATGAAATGGACTATTTCCCCATGCGTAAGGAATATCCGCTCGAAGATCAAACACGAGAAGACAAAATTGATGCTTTGTTTGGAAGATAA